In a genomic window of Pontibacter liquoris:
- a CDS encoding PAS domain-containing sensor histidine kinase: protein MTWNTALSRLVVEKSCDAVAQWDQECRLIYANPAFAKRMGRGVDSLLGKTMRELGQPEHVATLWSKKLQVVLETAQPIEHAFVFATPTGDGLYQSCLVPDLAADGTVAHVLTIDREITSCKKAGQKAAALKERLQATLDSSLYVVQGFEAVRDEQGKIVDFTWVMLNRKGIEQNGDVLGKSLLRRNPGVIETGLFNLFVQVTETGAPIEREQYYRHEQFNGWFHQIVAKMGDGFIMNTKDITEQKKTAHSLQENRELLKATIDSSADMIQVFKAVRNEEGEIVDFVWILNNLASEKVYGDVIGKSLLALNPGVVQEGIFDTFKRVVQTGQSDKSERHYVHEQFKGWYYQSTVKLDDGVATTTTDISKLKKAEKENLQLTLKQQKKLLIAVLGAQEIERRRISESLHNGVAQLLYAAKLQVDDAAKDIPAENVQKLNKLLTEAIHETRRVSHELALFMLKDLGAEQAILEMCRRFECESLRLECQVAKLDLTLEPYQELALYRISQELINNIIRHSKATEAKLLLYQEGELIHLKVRDNGIGMNESSSKHRGIGLRSIKDTVKLLNGTFDIAKSPTGAGTQVTIAIPIEQGKIKCLVPD, encoded by the coding sequence ATGACTTGGAATACAGCCCTATCCCGTTTGGTAGTTGAGAAGTCTTGTGATGCTGTTGCCCAATGGGATCAGGAGTGCAGGTTGATTTATGCAAATCCGGCCTTTGCCAAAAGGATGGGCAGAGGGGTAGATTCGTTGTTGGGGAAAACAATGCGGGAGCTAGGGCAGCCGGAACATGTGGCGACCCTTTGGAGTAAGAAGCTGCAAGTTGTTCTGGAAACAGCCCAGCCCATCGAGCATGCGTTCGTCTTTGCTACACCCACAGGAGATGGCCTTTATCAATCATGCCTGGTTCCTGATTTAGCAGCTGATGGTACTGTAGCGCATGTGCTAACCATTGACCGGGAAATTACGTCCTGCAAAAAAGCCGGGCAAAAAGCCGCCGCTTTAAAAGAAAGACTACAGGCAACCCTGGACAGCTCGCTCTACGTTGTGCAGGGCTTTGAAGCTGTGCGCGATGAGCAGGGAAAAATTGTTGACTTTACCTGGGTGATGCTCAACCGGAAGGGTATCGAACAGAACGGGGACGTGCTGGGGAAAAGTCTGCTGCGCCGAAATCCGGGTGTGATAGAAACAGGGTTGTTCAATTTATTTGTGCAAGTAACCGAAACCGGCGCACCCATTGAGCGGGAGCAGTACTACAGACACGAGCAGTTCAATGGCTGGTTCCATCAAATAGTAGCCAAGATGGGGGATGGCTTTATCATGAATACGAAAGACATCACGGAACAGAAAAAGACAGCTCATTCCTTACAGGAGAACCGTGAGCTGCTGAAAGCAACTATTGACAGCTCGGCAGACATGATACAGGTATTCAAAGCAGTACGGAATGAAGAAGGAGAAATCGTTGACTTTGTATGGATACTCAATAACCTGGCATCAGAAAAGGTCTATGGCGATGTGATTGGCAAAAGCCTGCTGGCCTTGAACCCGGGAGTGGTGCAGGAAGGTATCTTTGACACGTTCAAACGGGTTGTGCAAACAGGCCAGTCCGACAAGAGCGAACGACACTATGTCCATGAGCAGTTCAAAGGCTGGTACTACCAGTCTACCGTGAAACTGGATGATGGTGTCGCTACAACGACCACAGATATTTCCAAGCTCAAAAAAGCAGAAAAAGAAAACCTGCAGCTTACATTAAAACAACAGAAAAAATTACTGATAGCGGTTTTAGGGGCCCAGGAAATAGAACGGCGCCGTATTTCTGAATCCTTACACAATGGGGTAGCGCAGCTACTGTATGCAGCGAAGCTGCAAGTGGATGATGCGGCCAAAGACATACCGGCGGAAAATGTTCAAAAGTTGAATAAGCTCCTGACGGAAGCCATTCATGAAACCAGAAGGGTATCCCACGAACTAGCTCTTTTCATGTTAAAAGATCTTGGCGCAGAACAGGCCATCCTGGAAATGTGCAGGCGATTCGAATGTGAAAGCCTGAGATTAGAATGCCAAGTAGCAAAGCTTGACCTAACCCTGGAACCTTACCAGGAACTTGCCCTTTACCGGATCAGCCAGGAGTTAATCAACAATATCATCAGGCACTCCAAAGCCACTGAGGCAAAGCTGCTACTCTACCAGGAGGGCGAACTGATACATCTGAAAGTGCGGGATAATGGCATCGGCATGAACGAAAGTTCATCGAAGCACAGGGGGATTGGCTTGCGCAGCATTAAGGATACGGTGAAATTACTAAACGGCACCTTTGACATTGCCAAGTCCCCAACAGGTGCAGGGACCCAGGTAACAATTGCTATCCCTATTGAACAGGGTAAAATCAAATGTTTAGTGCCTGATTAA
- a CDS encoding cyanophycinase — protein sequence MAVKQARKKNQPQQLPLPKGKLLAIGGKESKSEENRSQAQEDNRGFVSEQILKRFVDELQGKKPLVVIIPAASSLPEESAQDYLTVFKALGVKNIRVVDIRTREDAKNPENIELVDRAAGIMITGGDQLRLTSILGGSPFLERIKERYINEPVIVAGTSAGASAMSTSMIYAGETQGGMLKGQMSATAGLDLLKNVAIDTHFIQRGRIIRMAQAVAQNPGCIGIGLEEDTAVLLKEGKELEVVGSGLVTILDGMDISSTNIYEIEAGEPFTICDLKLHLLGNGKTYTIPSYNGGHH from the coding sequence ATGGCCGTTAAACAAGCTAGAAAAAAAAACCAACCACAGCAGCTACCCCTGCCGAAAGGGAAGTTGTTGGCCATTGGCGGCAAGGAGAGCAAAAGCGAAGAGAATCGCTCCCAGGCACAAGAGGATAACAGGGGCTTTGTCAGTGAACAGATCCTCAAGCGCTTTGTGGATGAGCTGCAAGGAAAAAAACCGCTGGTTGTGATCATTCCAGCTGCCTCCAGCCTTCCGGAAGAATCGGCGCAAGATTATCTCACCGTATTCAAAGCGCTTGGGGTTAAAAACATCCGGGTAGTCGATATACGAACCCGGGAGGATGCCAAGAACCCGGAAAACATCGAGCTGGTTGATCGGGCCGCCGGCATCATGATAACAGGAGGGGACCAGCTCCGGTTGACATCTATCCTGGGAGGCAGCCCATTTCTGGAACGCATCAAAGAACGTTATATCAATGAGCCAGTCATTGTTGCCGGTACCAGTGCGGGGGCTTCCGCCATGTCTACCAGTATGATTTATGCCGGGGAAACGCAAGGGGGCATGCTCAAAGGGCAGATGAGCGCCACGGCAGGGCTGGACCTGCTCAAGAACGTTGCCATCGATACCCACTTCATTCAGCGGGGGCGCATTATCCGTATGGCACAGGCAGTGGCCCAGAATCCGGGCTGTATCGGCATTGGGCTGGAAGAGGATACGGCAGTTCTGTTAAAAGAGGGCAAGGAACTCGAAGTAGTGGGTAGTGGCCTGGTTACCATCCTGGATGGTATGGACATCAGCAGCACCAATATCTACGAGATCGAAGCAGGGGAGCCTTTTACTATCTGTGATTTGAAACTGCACCTGCTGGGCAATGGGAAGACCTATACCATCCCGTCTTATAACGGCGGGCATCATTAG
- a CDS encoding recombinase family protein — translation MKAALYTRVSTARQNTDRQVTELTDYARRNGFEVIYTVCETVSGTKNKYERPGMEEVFELARRGEISEVICLELSRLGRDNMDVRQIILELAELGVCTHVVNRNLRSLDKQRRKDSVTMMVPGILADLAQMERESLVERIVSGQQEAKRQGKHLARPKGTVKSAAKLLEENRKVAEYLKEGICSVREIARRCAVSPHMVMKVKRILKEPVF, via the coding sequence ATGAAAGCTGCCCTTTACACCCGTGTCTCTACTGCCAGACAGAACACCGACCGTCAGGTTACGGAACTCACTGACTATGCCAGACGCAATGGCTTTGAGGTGATCTATACTGTCTGCGAAACTGTGTCTGGGACAAAGAACAAGTACGAGCGTCCAGGCATGGAGGAAGTTTTTGAACTGGCCAGACGAGGGGAGATTTCAGAGGTTATCTGCCTGGAGCTGTCCAGGCTGGGCAGGGACAACATGGATGTGCGCCAGATCATCCTGGAACTGGCTGAACTGGGCGTCTGCACCCATGTGGTAAACCGCAACCTACGCTCCTTAGATAAGCAGCGCAGGAAGGATTCGGTAACGATGATGGTACCGGGCATCCTGGCAGACCTGGCACAGATGGAGCGGGAATCGCTAGTAGAGCGTATCGTCTCAGGCCAGCAGGAAGCCAAACGGCAGGGCAAGCATTTAGCCAGACCCAAAGGCACTGTTAAAAGTGCAGCCAAGTTGCTGGAGGAGAACAGGAAGGTAGCAGAGTACCTGAAGGAAGGCATATGCTCCGTGCGGGAGATTGCCAGACGGTGTGCCGTATCCCCTCACATGGTCATGAAAGTGAAGCGCATACTGAAAGAACCGGTCTTTTAA
- a CDS encoding STAS/SEC14 domain-containing protein, with translation MKHELKNAFGQTYLTIDVIKDKRWIQITWKGYLSEAIIKEGAMAVTQAVSTSELNCILNDMQLVLGPIRSSEWAAVEWAPQVAEAGLKYMALVNTPGAIAETDIATFHTRQEYFQTKVLTSLDAGKEWLRQHCPQKLTKPDLLIR, from the coding sequence ATGAAACACGAGCTGAAAAACGCTTTTGGTCAGACATACCTCACAATCGACGTGATTAAAGATAAGCGTTGGATTCAAATTACCTGGAAGGGCTATCTTAGTGAGGCTATCATTAAGGAGGGTGCGATGGCAGTGACCCAGGCGGTCAGCACTTCCGAATTAAACTGTATCCTCAATGACATGCAACTGGTGCTTGGCCCGATCCGCTCCTCAGAATGGGCAGCAGTAGAATGGGCACCGCAGGTAGCGGAAGCCGGCCTTAAATACATGGCTTTGGTAAATACACCCGGTGCTATCGCGGAAACAGACATAGCCACCTTTCATACCAGGCAGGAGTATTTTCAGACCAAAGTGCTTACCTCTCTTGACGCGGGTAAAGAATGGCTCAGGCAGCATTGTCCGCAAAAACTGACGAAGCCTGACTTGCTTATCCGTTAA
- a CDS encoding cupin domain-containing protein, which translates to MNPITEFIASGLLELYVMGAASPEEALAVEEMAAAFPEIQKEIKQIRLAVEQYAQAHALKPRATVKTLVMATVDYLERMKNGELPESPPVLTPTSRISDYDRWLDHANAVLPKDADNLYARVIGYTPKATTAILWVRERSEEEVHREEHERFLIVEGSCRLTVGDQIHALTAGDYFAIPLHTPHHLLVTSTTPCKAIFQRLSI; encoded by the coding sequence ATGAACCCTATTACTGAATTTATAGCATCAGGGCTGTTGGAACTCTATGTGATGGGAGCTGCCAGTCCGGAAGAAGCACTCGCAGTAGAAGAAATGGCAGCTGCCTTCCCTGAGATACAGAAAGAGATAAAACAAATCAGGCTGGCAGTAGAGCAGTATGCACAGGCTCATGCGCTGAAGCCTCGGGCAACAGTTAAAACCCTGGTTATGGCAACGGTAGATTACCTGGAGCGCATGAAGAACGGCGAGCTGCCAGAGTCGCCGCCGGTTTTAACGCCCACTTCCCGGATCAGCGATTACGACAGATGGCTGGACCATGCGAATGCTGTCTTGCCCAAAGATGCAGACAACCTGTATGCCCGGGTTATCGGGTATACGCCCAAAGCTACAACAGCCATACTCTGGGTGAGGGAGAGGTCAGAAGAAGAAGTGCACCGCGAGGAACACGAACGGTTCTTGATCGTAGAAGGAAGCTGCCGGTTAACAGTAGGAGATCAGATACACGCCTTAACAGCAGGGGACTACTTTGCTATTCCGCTGCACACGCCGCATCACCTATTGGTTACATCTACGACTCCCTGCAAAGCCATCTTTCAGCGTCTAAGCATTTAA
- a CDS encoding RNA polymerase sigma factor, producing the protein MSAINLPGETEHTLVAALRQGKQEALGKLYDAYAPVMMGVITRIVQDNDVAEEVLRETFITIWGQISKYDASKERLLSWGLALARRIALEAVKTDRCLQGTKAAATPSQSYPQLNKTETQQHEAHKQQDPCTLTPLEKTILESLYLKGHTCAETAAELNLTAEEVKQILKKAFTQLKGEKSV; encoded by the coding sequence ATGTCAGCAATAAATCTTCCCGGTGAAACGGAACATACCCTGGTAGCCGCTCTCCGGCAGGGGAAGCAGGAGGCGTTGGGCAAACTTTATGATGCGTATGCACCGGTAATGATGGGGGTGATCACCCGGATTGTGCAGGACAATGATGTGGCAGAAGAAGTGCTCAGGGAAACCTTTATCACTATCTGGGGCCAAATCAGTAAATATGATGCTTCCAAAGAGCGGCTTCTCAGCTGGGGGCTGGCACTGGCCCGGCGCATTGCCCTGGAAGCAGTAAAAACAGACCGGTGCCTACAAGGGACGAAAGCTGCCGCCACACCTAGTCAAAGCTACCCGCAGTTAAATAAAACGGAGACCCAGCAGCACGAAGCACACAAGCAGCAGGACCCTTGCACCCTTACGCCCCTGGAAAAAACGATATTGGAATCTCTTTACCTTAAAGGCCATACCTGTGCTGAAACGGCAGCAGAACTGAACCTGACAGCAGAGGAAGTAAAACAAATATTGAAAAAGGCATTTACGCAATTAAAGGGAGAAAAATCAGTATGA
- a CDS encoding alpha/beta hydrolase gives MKKTIFLQAVRLRWLLPVLALSLCALSSCGTGSNKDATTTTNTDATKGDSLSTAATVSSTAPEDIKPKGPKPDWAPASLTPQMQAVLETLDSLSGGKKLTDLTPQQARQAPSPADAVMALMKEKNIPMPASQVDTSGIQIPIGGGQHIQARVYTPKSGTAPFPVIVYYHGGGWVIANLDTYNASAQGLAEQTGAVVVSVAYRQAPENKFPTAHNDSYAAYAWVLDNAAAIKADPNRVAVAGESAGGNLAAAVCLMARDKKAQLPLHQLLVYPIAGYDLNTPSYKANANAKPLNKPLMAWFFDKYLKSPADGTSPMISLVQANLKGLPPATIITAEIDPLMSEGKALADKLKAAGVPVTYQNYEGVTHEFFGMATVLPQAKQAQQLAASELKKGLNK, from the coding sequence ATGAAAAAAACGATTTTCCTCCAAGCAGTCCGACTCAGGTGGCTGCTGCCTGTGCTTGCGCTAAGCCTGTGTGCTCTCTCAAGCTGCGGCACAGGTTCCAACAAAGACGCTACCACTACGACTAATACTGATGCCACAAAGGGTGATTCCTTGTCAACTGCCGCTACTGTCTCCAGCACTGCTCCGGAGGATATTAAACCCAAAGGTCCCAAGCCAGACTGGGCACCTGCTTCGCTAACGCCACAAATGCAGGCAGTGCTGGAAACGCTTGATAGCCTGAGCGGTGGTAAGAAACTAACTGATCTGACCCCCCAACAGGCACGTCAAGCCCCGTCACCCGCCGATGCAGTGATGGCATTGATGAAAGAAAAGAACATTCCCATGCCAGCCTCCCAAGTGGACACCAGCGGCATTCAGATCCCGATAGGCGGGGGCCAGCACATTCAAGCAAGAGTCTATACCCCTAAAAGTGGTACCGCGCCCTTCCCTGTTATTGTCTACTATCACGGAGGGGGCTGGGTTATTGCCAACCTGGATACGTACAATGCCTCTGCCCAGGGGTTAGCCGAGCAGACAGGCGCTGTGGTGGTCTCCGTTGCTTACCGCCAAGCGCCAGAAAACAAGTTTCCGACCGCTCATAACGATTCCTATGCAGCTTATGCATGGGTGCTGGATAACGCGGCCGCCATCAAAGCAGATCCTAATCGCGTTGCTGTAGCTGGCGAAAGCGCCGGCGGGAACCTGGCAGCCGCCGTGTGCCTGATGGCCCGGGATAAGAAGGCACAACTGCCCCTGCACCAGCTGCTTGTTTACCCGATAGCGGGGTACGACCTGAACACACCTTCTTATAAGGCAAACGCCAATGCCAAGCCATTAAATAAGCCGCTCATGGCCTGGTTCTTCGATAAGTACCTCAAAAGCCCGGCTGATGGCACGTCACCTATGATCTCCCTGGTGCAGGCGAATTTGAAAGGATTACCCCCTGCCACCATCATCACAGCTGAGATCGATCCGCTCATGAGTGAGGGCAAGGCTTTGGCAGACAAGCTCAAGGCTGCCGGTGTGCCGGTAACTTACCAGAACTACGAAGGGGTTACCCATGAATTCTTTGGCATGGCCACCGTGCTGCCTCAGGCCAAGCAAGCGCAGCAATTAGCCGCTTCGGAATTGAAGAAAGGATTAAATAAGTAG
- a CDS encoding NAD(P)/FAD-dependent oxidoreductase: MINYNNFDVIIIGGSYAGLSAAMALGRSLRNILIIDSGLPCNRQTPQSHNFIIQDGEKPSVIAEKAKAQVLTYDTVKFHTGLAVRGRKTEKGFAITTQSGEEFKGKKVVFATGIKDVMPEIKGFSECWGISVIHCPYCHGFEFRHQKTGIMANGERAFHIASLVNNLTNNITILTSGKADFNAEQMIKLSNHKIKFIETKIAEIEHEKGHVKNVVFSDRTKIDFNAVYAAIPFTQHSDIPLSLGCEMTEQGYIKVDIFQKTTIEGVFACGDNAAMMRSVANAVYSGNLTGAMVNKELTDEQF, translated from the coding sequence ATGATAAACTATAATAATTTTGATGTTATCATCATTGGCGGAAGTTATGCAGGTCTTTCTGCAGCAATGGCATTGGGACGTTCATTACGAAACATTTTAATTATTGATAGCGGATTGCCCTGTAATCGGCAAACTCCACAATCACACAACTTTATCATCCAGGATGGTGAAAAACCAAGCGTAATTGCAGAGAAAGCCAAAGCACAAGTTTTGACCTATGACACGGTAAAATTCCATACAGGTCTTGCTGTACGCGGCAGGAAAACCGAAAAGGGTTTTGCAATTACCACACAATCAGGAGAAGAATTTAAGGGAAAGAAAGTGGTTTTTGCTACGGGCATAAAGGATGTGATGCCAGAGATAAAAGGCTTTTCCGAGTGTTGGGGCATTTCTGTTATTCATTGCCCGTACTGCCATGGATTTGAATTCCGCCATCAGAAAACAGGAATCATGGCAAATGGAGAGAGGGCTTTTCACATTGCTTCCTTGGTCAATAACCTGACAAATAACATCACGATTCTAACTTCTGGTAAAGCAGATTTTAATGCAGAACAAATGATAAAACTCTCAAATCACAAGATTAAGTTTATTGAAACTAAAATTGCTGAAATAGAACACGAAAAAGGTCATGTTAAAAATGTAGTTTTCAGTGATCGCACTAAGATAGATTTTAATGCTGTTTACGCAGCAATCCCATTCACTCAACATTCGGATATTCCACTTTCATTAGGATGTGAAATGACAGAACAAGGTTATATCAAAGTGGATATTTTTCAGAAAACAACCATTGAAGGTGTTTTTGCCTGCGGTGATAATGCTGCGATGATGCGCTCTGTAGCGAATGCGGTGTATAGCGGTAATCTAACAGGTGCTATGGTAAACAAAGAACTAACGGACGAGCAGTTTTAG